The following are encoded in a window of Pyxidicoccus trucidator genomic DNA:
- a CDS encoding ricin-type beta-trefoil lectin domain protein, protein MSIHQGEAPARAFMTLSRKVLSTVALAGLLGGCGYAAEEPSRSSEESGWGAEPVLRTQKDSLYVLSTKIWLNRTIPVCWDNPDYSNAAQNTSRAWVRSVVEETWGRQADLTFTGWGQCGSFVGGIKIKIEDVAGSAPHTDGLGTDLGLWWNRLALNFTYVNWGQSCQGTLEKCTKAIAVHEFGHALGFAHEQARPDNVDPVTGTVRCNNLQPGGETQGDTILSPYDIDSIMNYCSPGYWNDYGKLSPLDIQAVQKVYGARPGSIVGIDGKCLDVGFGYPSNWTRTELYDCNMNSYPSQKWARQTNDSLRNTNSGRCLDSYYGGTANGTDTQIYDCNGGIGGQKWSFSNVAIGGFNGKCLDVVNGSTAAGAKTHLWDCHSGSSQKWTLTTGGDIRHSSGKCLEVTGGNSANNTTIQLWDCNGTAAQKWTLEAGGRVRGLASKCLDVYAANGGNGTSAVLYDCNGQTNQRWHLSGPILGGSGRCLDARNGSSANGTKTQLWDCNGTRAQVWNYFP, encoded by the coding sequence ATGTCGATTCATCAAGGCGAAGCGCCCGCGCGGGCATTCATGACCCTGTCGCGCAAGGTCCTGTCCACGGTTGCGCTGGCCGGGCTGCTCGGGGGTTGTGGCTACGCAGCAGAGGAGCCGTCCCGCTCGTCGGAGGAGTCCGGCTGGGGCGCCGAGCCCGTGCTGAGGACCCAGAAGGACTCGCTCTACGTCCTGTCGACGAAGATCTGGCTCAACCGCACCATCCCCGTGTGCTGGGACAATCCTGACTACTCCAACGCGGCGCAGAACACGTCGCGCGCGTGGGTGCGGAGCGTGGTGGAGGAGACCTGGGGACGCCAGGCCGACCTCACCTTCACGGGCTGGGGCCAGTGCGGCTCCTTCGTGGGCGGTATCAAGATCAAGATTGAAGACGTCGCCGGCAGCGCGCCCCACACCGACGGACTGGGGACGGACCTGGGTTTGTGGTGGAACCGCCTGGCCCTCAACTTCACCTACGTGAACTGGGGCCAGTCCTGCCAGGGCACGCTGGAGAAGTGCACCAAGGCCATCGCCGTCCACGAGTTCGGCCATGCGCTGGGCTTCGCCCACGAGCAGGCCCGGCCCGACAACGTGGACCCGGTGACCGGCACCGTGCGGTGCAACAATCTGCAGCCTGGTGGGGAGACGCAGGGGGACACCATCCTGAGCCCCTATGACATCGACTCCATCATGAACTATTGCAGCCCCGGCTACTGGAACGACTACGGGAAGCTCAGCCCGCTGGACATCCAGGCGGTGCAGAAGGTCTACGGCGCCAGGCCCGGCTCCATCGTCGGCATCGACGGCAAGTGCCTGGACGTCGGCTTCGGCTACCCTTCCAACTGGACCCGGACGGAGCTGTATGACTGCAACATGAACTCCTATCCGTCCCAGAAGTGGGCGCGCCAGACCAACGACTCCCTGCGCAACACCAACAGTGGCCGGTGCCTCGACAGCTACTACGGGGGGACGGCCAACGGCACTGATACGCAGATCTACGACTGCAACGGTGGCATCGGTGGCCAGAAATGGTCCTTCTCGAATGTCGCGATCGGTGGCTTCAACGGCAAGTGCCTGGACGTCGTCAACGGCAGCACCGCCGCTGGCGCGAAGACGCACCTCTGGGACTGTCACAGCGGTAGCTCCCAGAAGTGGACCCTGACCACCGGCGGCGACATCCGCCATTCCAGCGGCAAGTGCCTGGAAGTCACCGGAGGCAACAGCGCCAACAACACGACCATCCAGCTCTGGGACTGCAACGGCACGGCCGCCCAGAAGTGGACTCTGGAGGCTGGGGGCCGGGTGCGCGGGCTCGCCAGCAAGTGCCTGGATGTCTACGCCGCCAATGGCGGGAACGGCACCAGCGCGGTGCTGTACGACTGCAATGGCCAGACGAACCAGCGCTGGCACCTGAGCGGCCCCATCCTCGGGGGCTCGGGCCGGTGCCTCGACGCCCGGAATGGCTCCTCGGCCAACGGCACCAAAACCCAGCTCTGGGATTGCAACGGCACCCGCGCGCAGGTCTGGAACTACTTCCCCTGA
- a CDS encoding DUF3943 domain-containing protein codes for MTRHLLGALAVVLLLLWGLGAQASPPADAPLAQPAPPRSCPDCEVEPRPWRAFGELMLTQAIPSSFNIIVQDAEWAKISPASWATNVENPWQWDNNQFINNQFSHPYHGSLYFNSARANGYNFWQSAPWAFGGSLMWELFAETWAPSPNDFWNTSLGGITLGETLWRLSSLVLDNRVTGRERVAREVGAAVINPVRGFNRLVDGHAWRVAENPAEFRPGRVFAMLDLGYGHTVGTTTDQVQSELGHAYFAGELVYGDPVSDLDGAPFSTFDLRLGLMSRQAEGTRRFTQLQSRGNLGAKQLRRSEGTEHQLAAFITYDFFASPSLEFGGQGFALGPVSRWGLPAGFRLEAELLATPMPISAVRSDYFVTEEGRDYDYGVGMGGRAELRASWANRALLRATGRYLWQPVLSGFNGDHQQLGLQLEGRFFVIGQVGLGAIFTWYQRDSRYDAFADVSQTGRQFRIFASLAGPRWTP; via the coding sequence ATGACACGACATCTGCTCGGCGCCCTGGCTGTGGTGCTCCTCCTGCTGTGGGGGCTCGGCGCGCAGGCGAGCCCTCCCGCGGACGCGCCCCTCGCACAGCCAGCCCCGCCCCGCTCCTGCCCGGACTGCGAGGTGGAGCCCCGGCCCTGGCGCGCGTTCGGGGAGCTGATGCTCACCCAGGCAATCCCCTCCTCGTTCAACATCATCGTGCAAGATGCCGAGTGGGCGAAGATCAGCCCCGCCAGCTGGGCGACGAACGTCGAGAATCCGTGGCAGTGGGACAACAACCAGTTCATCAACAACCAGTTCAGCCACCCGTACCACGGCAGCCTCTACTTCAACTCCGCGCGCGCCAACGGCTACAACTTCTGGCAGTCCGCCCCCTGGGCCTTCGGGGGCAGCCTGATGTGGGAGCTGTTCGCCGAGACGTGGGCGCCCTCGCCCAACGACTTCTGGAACACCAGCCTGGGGGGCATCACCCTGGGCGAGACGCTCTGGCGCTTGTCCTCACTGGTGCTGGACAACCGGGTGACGGGACGAGAGCGCGTGGCGCGCGAGGTGGGCGCCGCCGTCATCAACCCGGTGCGCGGCTTCAACCGCCTCGTGGACGGGCATGCCTGGCGCGTGGCGGAGAACCCGGCGGAGTTCCGGCCAGGCCGCGTCTTCGCGATGCTGGACCTGGGCTATGGCCACACGGTGGGCACGACCACGGACCAGGTGCAGAGCGAGCTGGGCCACGCCTACTTCGCGGGCGAGCTGGTGTACGGCGACCCGGTCTCCGACCTGGACGGCGCGCCCTTCAGCACCTTCGACCTGCGACTGGGGTTGATGTCCAGGCAGGCAGAGGGGACGAGGCGCTTCACCCAGCTGCAGTCGCGTGGGAACCTGGGCGCGAAGCAGCTGCGGCGCAGCGAGGGGACGGAGCACCAGCTGGCCGCCTTCATCACCTACGACTTCTTCGCCTCGCCCTCGCTCGAGTTCGGCGGCCAGGGCTTCGCGCTCGGGCCCGTGTCGCGCTGGGGCTTGCCCGCGGGCTTCCGGCTCGAGGCCGAGCTGCTCGCCACCCCCATGCCCATCTCGGCCGTTCGCTCCGACTACTTCGTGACCGAGGAGGGGCGCGACTACGACTACGGCGTGGGCATGGGCGGGCGCGCCGAGCTGCGGGCCTCCTGGGCGAACCGCGCCCTGCTGCGGGCCACCGGGCGCTACCTCTGGCAACCGGTGCTCAGCGGCTTCAACGGCGACCACCAGCAGCTGGGCCTCCAGCTCGAGGGGCGCTTCTTCGTCATCGGGCAGGTGGGCCTGGGCGCCATCTTCACGTGGTACCAGCGCGATAGCCGGTACGACGCCTTCGCGGACGTGTCCCAGACCGGCCGGCAGTTCCGCATCTTCGCCTCGCTCGCGGGGCCGAGGTGGACCCCATGA
- a CDS encoding endonuclease/exonuclease/phosphatase family protein, with product MKNLRQALQRRRAFEQEVPPGPRVVPLWALLLLALQTACPLAENYTDETGPRYSGDYLPPGSAEEPSSVTVVTFNLAFAEQVSEAITALTRPPLAGADVIAMQEMDAPAVDRIASELGLAYVYYPASVHVDGDDFGNAVLSRWPITADSKINLPHDDPYHQRHRIAVVATLDLRGTPVQVVSVHNATPTVGLGGRLDQVETIIDAVDGTGPLQVIAGDFNTSDPGSLEQTVKLFSERGFQWASEGVGDTVDSIIGGLPLDSVFVRGLSPVERGVDTRPAGSDHFPVWVRFAWPP from the coding sequence ATGAAGAACCTGCGACAGGCCCTCCAGCGGAGAAGGGCGTTCGAGCAGGAAGTACCGCCCGGCCCGCGCGTCGTGCCCCTGTGGGCGCTTCTCTTGCTCGCGCTCCAGACCGCGTGCCCGCTCGCGGAGAACTACACCGATGAGACCGGACCGAGATACAGCGGAGACTATCTGCCTCCCGGCTCCGCGGAGGAGCCCTCCTCGGTCACCGTCGTGACGTTCAACCTCGCCTTCGCTGAGCAGGTCTCCGAGGCGATAACGGCCCTCACGAGACCTCCGCTCGCAGGGGCGGACGTCATCGCGATGCAGGAGATGGACGCGCCCGCCGTGGACAGGATCGCCAGTGAGCTCGGGCTGGCCTACGTCTACTACCCCGCCTCCGTGCATGTGGATGGCGATGACTTTGGAAATGCGGTGTTGAGCCGGTGGCCAATCACCGCTGACTCGAAGATCAACCTCCCCCATGACGACCCGTACCACCAGCGCCACCGCATCGCCGTCGTCGCGACGCTGGACCTACGAGGGACACCCGTACAGGTGGTCTCCGTGCACAACGCGACCCCCACCGTCGGGCTCGGCGGACGGCTCGATCAGGTGGAGACCATCATCGACGCGGTCGACGGGACGGGGCCGTTGCAGGTCATCGCTGGCGACTTCAACACCTCCGACCCGGGAAGCCTCGAGCAGACCGTGAAGCTGTTCTCGGAGCGAGGATTCCAATGGGCCTCGGAAGGAGTGGGTGACACCGTGGACTCCATCATCGGCGGCCTGCCGCTCGACTCCGTCTTCGTCCGGGGCCTCTCTCCGGTGGAGCGCGGCGTGGACACACGCCCCGCTGGGAGCGATCACTTTCCGGTCTGGGTGCGCTTCGCATGGCCGCCCTGA
- a CDS encoding FG-GAP repeat domain-containing protein: MKSRMLALCLTGLLGQVGCGGSEGEATGVETPVGEAAQAIRGSRVSFNGDATSDLLWREQSTGNMLVWLMQGPSLAGTATMPALSPSLTVQAASDFGGPTPANDLVYQPATGVGGDNIRFLSDSFTVLGLAPIANLRPNASWYIAASGDFNVDGRTDLVVHNRDTGQYFYRYMNGSTSLGNSAISSRPLPWFIVGAADMNRDGRTDLIWRHRTSGQNEIAVMNNLSVLSTVALPTMPLGFYLGATADYSADAHVDLVWHNPSTGHVVLWWMGSTSVGSSATIGTMGSGCPTWFSQSSPPPSVYGCRYLVGPR; this comes from the coding sequence ATGAAGAGCCGGATGCTGGCGTTGTGTCTCACCGGGCTGCTGGGGCAGGTGGGGTGTGGCGGTTCCGAGGGCGAAGCGACGGGCGTAGAGACTCCCGTGGGCGAGGCCGCGCAGGCCATCCGCGGTAGCCGGGTGAGCTTCAATGGCGACGCCACGTCGGACCTCCTGTGGCGGGAGCAGTCCACGGGGAACATGCTCGTCTGGCTCATGCAGGGGCCCTCGCTGGCGGGAACGGCGACGATGCCCGCGCTCTCGCCCTCGCTGACGGTCCAGGCCGCCTCCGACTTTGGCGGCCCCACGCCGGCCAACGACCTCGTCTACCAGCCGGCCACCGGGGTGGGGGGTGACAACATCCGCTTCCTCAGCGACTCCTTCACCGTCCTCGGACTGGCCCCCATCGCGAACCTGCGGCCGAACGCGAGCTGGTACATCGCCGCCTCCGGGGACTTCAACGTGGACGGGCGGACGGACCTGGTGGTGCACAACCGCGACACGGGGCAGTACTTCTACCGGTACATGAACGGGTCCACGTCCCTGGGGAACTCCGCCATCAGCTCGCGCCCGCTGCCCTGGTTCATCGTGGGCGCGGCGGACATGAACAGGGATGGCAGGACGGACCTCATCTGGCGGCACAGGACCTCGGGCCAGAATGAAATCGCGGTGATGAACAACCTGAGCGTGCTCAGCACCGTCGCCCTGCCCACCATGCCGCTGGGCTTCTATCTCGGCGCCACCGCGGACTACTCGGCGGATGCCCATGTGGACCTCGTCTGGCACAACCCCAGCACGGGGCACGTGGTGCTCTGGTGGATGGGGAGCACGTCGGTGGGGAGCTCCGCGACCATCGGCACGATGGGCTCCGGCTGCCCGACCTGGTTCTCTCAGTCCTCGCCCCCGCCCTCCGTGTACGGCTGCAGGTATCTCGTGGGCCCCCGGTAG
- a CDS encoding DUF1254 domain-containing protein, giving the protein FSYIGTRATGNDGGSFLLAGPSWEGADRSRFDGISYSESHFALVVVRTQLFNPNDLPNVEAIQNQYKVQTLSQFLGTPPPPPPPSIEWPAPLVGAPGKTPAVFGNINFMLQFCPTNPTEVGLMERFARIGVGAGLPFDVNDLSPEMLAAFEGGIADAWQAFDAINAQVDAGELKTGDFFGTRDFLNNNYLYRFAGAKIGIYGNSEEEALYFMYNVDANEQILDASTSQYTLTLTELPPAKAFWSVTMYDAKTQLLVDNPINRYLLNSPMLDSFVRGEDGSITFYIQKEAPNEGLQPNWLPTPDGAFYMAMRLYVPERSALDGEWTSPPVRRVDTSAR; this is encoded by the coding sequence CTTCAGCTATATCGGCACCCGGGCTACCGGGAACGACGGCGGCAGCTTCCTGCTGGCGGGGCCTTCGTGGGAGGGCGCGGACAGGTCCAGGTTCGATGGCATCTCCTATAGCGAGAGCCATTTCGCCCTGGTGGTCGTCCGCACGCAACTCTTCAATCCAAACGACCTGCCAAACGTCGAGGCAATCCAGAATCAGTACAAGGTCCAGACCCTGAGCCAGTTTCTCGGCACCCCGCCGCCGCCCCCCCCTCCCTCCATCGAGTGGCCGGCACCCCTCGTCGGAGCCCCGGGCAAGACACCCGCGGTGTTCGGCAACATCAATTTCATGCTCCAATTCTGTCCCACCAATCCCACCGAGGTGGGATTGATGGAGCGGTTCGCTCGGATCGGCGTTGGCGCCGGCCTGCCGTTCGATGTGAACGACCTGAGCCCCGAAATGCTGGCGGCCTTTGAAGGAGGCATCGCCGATGCCTGGCAGGCATTCGACGCGATCAATGCACAAGTGGACGCGGGCGAGCTGAAGACCGGCGATTTCTTCGGCACGAGGGACTTCCTCAACAACAACTACCTGTACCGCTTCGCGGGGGCGAAGATCGGCATCTACGGAAACTCCGAGGAGGAAGCGCTCTACTTCATGTACAACGTGGATGCGAACGAGCAGATACTCGACGCCTCGACAAGTCAATACACGCTCACCCTGACCGAGCTCCCGCCGGCCAAGGCGTTCTGGTCCGTCACGATGTATGACGCCAAGACCCAGCTGCTCGTCGACAACCCCATCAATCGCTATCTGCTGAACTCGCCGATGCTGGACTCGTTCGTGCGTGGGGAGGACGGCTCAATCACGTTCTACATCCAGAAAGAAGCCCCGAACGAGGGGTTGCAACCGAACTGGCTGCCAACCCCTGATGGAGCGTTCTACATGGCCATGCGGCTCTACGTCCCGGAGCGGAGCGCGCTCGACGGCGAGTGGACCTCCCCCCCGGTGCGGCGAGTGGACACCTCGGCGAGATAG
- a CDS encoding DUF1254 domain-containing protein, which produces MPITATPEEARAIVKDAYLYGWPLSENYNTLYAYSIDTENPNYKAPFNQICNVPRVATPEDTAVVTPNSDTPYSFICADLRAGPLVLTVPPMTPEDRYFSFQLIDLYTFNFSYIGTRATGNDGGSFLLAGPSWEGADRSRFDGISYSESHFA; this is translated from the coding sequence ATGCCTATCACAGCCACCCCCGAAGAAGCGCGTGCCATTGTCAAGGATGCCTACCTGTATGGATGGCCTCTCTCAGAGAATTACAACACGCTCTACGCCTACTCCATTGATACAGAGAATCCGAACTACAAGGCCCCGTTCAACCAGATCTGCAATGTACCCAGGGTAGCCACCCCGGAGGACACGGCCGTCGTGACGCCGAACTCCGACACCCCCTACTCGTTCATCTGTGCCGATCTCAGGGCAGGGCCTCTGGTGCTCACCGTTCCGCCCATGACGCCGGAGGATCGCTACTTCTCGTTCCAGTTGATCGATCTCTACACCTTCAACTTCAGCTATATCGGCACCCGGGCTACCGGGAACGACGGCGGCAGCTTCCTGCTGGCGGGGCCTTCGTGGGAGGGCGCGGACAGGTCCAGGTTCGATGGCATCTCCTATAGCGAGAGCCATTTCGCC